In the genome of Arabidopsis thaliana chromosome 4, partial sequence, the window GTTGCATTTCTTCTGTTGATTATGTGCTGTTTTGACATTTCATCTGgcttatttttaaatttctataatTCCATTGAACATTTAAACTTCATTAACAACTTCTAATTTGCACAATGTCCTTTGTATTGTTTTCCTGATAATTTTCTTTCCACAGAAAAAGCTTGAAGAGATGGTGGAATGCGAACTAAATTTTCCAAGTTTTCAGGTACAATTTAACACTAGTTCTCGCTACTAATAATCCTTACATCTGCATAGGATTTTGTGATAAATTAGATTTGTTTATTGCCACAGGAAGCTATATCGGTACCATGGAAACCGATTCCTCGGAGAACAGCAAAGCTCTACTTTGCTATGAGAGGTAGTTACTAGTTACTACAGCTGATTTCTTTATTACTTTCCacaaatgaaaattgagaTCCCAAGGCAGATacatacaacaaaaattcttcACTAATCTTTGGCATTCTCATGAAATTTTCAGTAATAGAAGTGTTTGAAGAGAGTGAAGGGCGTAAACATGGAGAATGTTCGCTACTCGATCTTGCCAGAGTCTTGGAAATCAAAAAGCAACTCTGTGAGGCAAACGTAAGTGTGTTTAGttgttttatcattatttAGAAATGTCACTGCCAGGTTCACTGAATAACTGAATATTGTCTCTCAGTCTGTGAGCGAGAGCCATATACCAGATATTCTCTTGGAGAGACTTATCACTGGTACTACTGAATTCCCGCCAGTTTGTGCCATTGTGGGAGGAATATTAGCACaggttctctctctctcactttcacTCTCTTATCGCATTCGAATCTTCTCACTAGAAACTTGTAATTTGACAAGAAAGATTTTTTGATGTGGCAGGAGGTGATCAAAGCAGTATCAGGCAAAGGAGACCCGTTGAAAAACTTCTTCTACTATGATGGTGAAGATGGGAAAGGTGTGATGGAAGACATTTCCGACTCTTTTACCTCTTAAACAACCAGTGGGCCTTGATTTAGTTTAAACTCTATAATCTCTGAGATTCCATGTATATCTCAATCGTTTGTTTTTTGCCTTCACATTATGAACAAATTTAATGCAGAATTTAGTGGAGGATCAGTTGTGATTTTCCTTCGGTAAAATCATTTTCAGTTATTGACATTTGAATTGttcaatttcaaatttcaaatattataattcaATTCAAAGACTAGCtaagtttttaaaagtaattagtGAGAGATCTCACAGTGATATAAACCACATTCATTTTAATTCATAGCAAAGTAAATggtaagaaatgaaaatggaagaaagagaggagagtAGTTCACACGAACATCTGAAGGAGAAGTTGAGAGAGCTTGAGGAGGAATGGACAGCCATGAAAACAGGTAAAAACTCATCTGCGGTTTCATGGATTACCGTGGAAGATGCTCTTGAGTATGTCGAAAACTCTCCCAGAAACCTAATGCTCTCTCTCCAACACAAACCAAAGGCAGAGATGATACAAGAAATATCGCCATTAAGGAGAAAACTCTTTCACGactctgatgatgatgatcaaactAAGAAGACGACATTGCTTTCTCATTCATCTTGTTGGTCTTCGAATGTGACGAGTTCGAGTGATACCAcgaaagcaaagaagaagacaacgaTTAGaagatttgtttctgttaCAATGGTGCTGCTTTTGTCATGGGTTTTAGTTGTGTTGATGAACCACTTTGATCATCTCTCCATGAATACACAAATCATTACTTTGGTTCCtacttgatatttttatttattttggtttgagaaTGTTCATCAAtctcaataaataaaaaaagtttagttttgtATTATTACCTCTCGCCTTCTCTTTTAATTCATTGAACCTCTTCAACTTTGGCTGTAACTATGTTGGTTAAAACAGTATAAGTAATGTATGTATTTATGGTTTTAGgaaaatcttacaaaataaTACTCTATCATTggatgaagaagcaaaaactaCACCCCTCTACATCTTTTCTATTCATAAACTTTTTTGGGGAAAGAACTACATTGGTGGTGATTAGGTGCATCGGTGACACTAAtgttgaaaatatgttttgtgtAAAATTAGTATGGTTAAAGCTAATCATTTAGTTGAGCAAAAAAAGATGCTAATcatttaaatagaaaatggaCTCAAACAAAAGAAGGCCACACATTCAATTGTTACATCTTTATTgggttttcatttttggaagctatttttatgaatttgcAGTGTTTTGTtgcccaaaagaaaaaaagcataATTCCAAGTATATCTTTCATTTTGAATCCATCAGTCATATGTTTTACTTGAATCAACTATTTGTTGGGTTTTACGAAGTTACTTGTtaagaagattcaaaatatatataattagacTATCAAAGGAACAAA includes:
- a CDS encoding uncharacterized protein (unknown protein; Has 4 Blast hits to 4 proteins in 2 species: Archae - 0; Bacteria - 0; Metazoa - 0; Fungi - 0; Plants - 4; Viruses - 0; Other Eukaryotes - 0 (source: NCBI BLink).) is translated as MEEREESSSHEHLKEKLRELEEEWTAMKTGKNSSAVSWITVEDALEYVENSPRNLMLSLQHKPKAEMIQEISPLRRKLFHDSDDDDQTKKTTLLSHSSCWSSNVTSSSDTTKAKKKTTIRRFVSVTMVLLLSWVLVVLMNHFDHLSMNTQIITLVPT